In the genome of Cervus elaphus chromosome 5, mCerEla1.1, whole genome shotgun sequence, the window GAAACATTGTGCTTTTTCCTTCAGACTTCAACCTCACTATTGCACATTCCTCCTATAGATGAGGGCTCAATGCATGTATTCTGATCTTGTCAAAACCAaccattcaggaaaaaaaatgaaaaagattatcaaaataAATGTGCAAATAAAATCGGTGCTTAAAGCATGTTCAAAACATAAGTCCCTAAGACAAAGAAGTTATAAACTGTTGGCAGAAAAACAACCAAGTAACTACACCTggtttttccatttatctttaatAAGATCTTATTTTGCCAACATACACACAAACCAACGACAGATAAAGACtgcaaactaacaaaaattaccACGTACTGAACTGATTTTCCCATTCTTCAGTTTTTAACTGTATTTCCTTTATATGAGGTGATAATCCATTCATGTAGAAAATAAGTTATTGACCTACTTTTTCAAGTAACAGTCTGGGTATCTTCAGCCTTATGAAAAGGTCTGTTTTAAGCTGCACACATCAAAGAACCTAGCATTCTATCTGAGAGCTTGGCACTCGCCGCATGTTTAGGGCATGTCGATGTATTTCTTGCATCTGTCTGATCCGGTCCTTCTGCCACATTAAGTTTTGAGGCATAGGGTATCTCTGAGTGCCATGCAAGTACCGGTATGGAATTCTCACGTGGCAGGCAGTGGCTCGACAACGGGGTTGTGGCATGGGAGGAAGAAGCATCCACCGCTTTCTCTCAGCACAGTATCGGTAGGCTTCTTTCCGATACTGTTTGTCAATATCATCACTGTTTTTCCAGCCTCCAATAATGAAAACGTCATCTTTGTAGTAGCAAATGGCCGCTCCTTCAATGCTTAGGACTTCCGGGGGTAAACTTTCAAGGATCTCATCAGAAACCTGGCTGGCAATTTTTCGTATcgcctcttcattttctaaagaATAACTCTTGGGGCAGCATGAGGCTGTCTGATAAAAATTTGAGTTGACCACAGACATTTGGAAAAAGCAGTAATTGTCAATAAGCGGCAAAGATTCCACATCTTGCCACTGTCGAGTCTCTGTGTCATAGCAAGTAATGACAGCCTTTAATCCATCTTCAGTGTCCCGGTCCACAGGAGTGCGGGCAGCAATGTACACAAACCGGTCTTCAATAGCGAGCGCTTTCACATCCCGAAGAATCTTTGGCGCTGATTCCAAGTTGTGCCATTTATCTAGCTCGGGATTATAAACAGTCACATCTTTAAAACCAGGACTgaagttgccatgtcctccaatGCTGTAGAGCTTCCCCTTGACTTCTGTTAGCCCAAAAGAATGCTTCCTTGTCATCAGACTACAAACGTGTTCCCAGGTATTCAAATTTGGATTATACCTTTCCACAGTTTTAGCGAACCCTGGTTCCATTGACCCAGCAACATACACGTAGGATTCTGTTACTGCAACGGCATGTCCATCAAGGTGATTATGGATATGGGGTAGGTTTACCCATCTGTCCTCATCGACAAAATATCCCACACATTCACTTAAATAGTCCCCTCCTTCTGACACGCCTCCAATAACCATGATCACGTCCATATTTTGCCCAAAGCGAGGTAATAATGAGACATGAGAAGCAGCATGCTGGAATGTGCCAGACTGTATGTTCTCAGCTCTCAGAGCATGCCTCTCCACTGCATCAGCCACCAATTTGACGCAAACTTCATTATTGGCCACCAGCCTCTCTGGTTTGACATG includes:
- the KLHL11 gene encoding kelch-like protein 11; translated protein: MAAAAVAAAAAAAAAASLQVLEMESMETAAAGSAGLAAEVRGSGTVDFGPGPGLSAMEASGGDPGPEAEDFECSSHCSELSWRQNEQRRQGLFCDITLCFGGAGGREFRAHRSVLAAATEYFTPLLSGQFSESRSGRVEMRKWSSEPGPEPDTVEAVIEYMYTGRIRVSTGSVHEVLELADRFLLIRLKEFCGEFLKKKLHLSNCVAIHSLAHMYTLSQLALKAADMIRRNFHKVIQDEEFYTLPFHLIRDWLSDLEITVDSEEVLFETVLKWVQRNAEERERYFEELFKLLRLSQMKPTYLTRHVKPERLVANNEVCVKLVADAVERHALRAENIQSGTFQHAASHVSLLPRFGQNMDVIMVIGGVSEGGDYLSECVGYFVDEDRWVNLPHIHNHLDGHAVAVTESYVYVAGSMEPGFAKTVERYNPNLNTWEHVCSLMTRKHSFGLTEVKGKLYSIGGHGNFSPGFKDVTVYNPELDKWHNLESAPKILRDVKALAIEDRFVYIAARTPVDRDTEDGLKAVITCYDTETRQWQDVESLPLIDNYCFFQMSVVNSNFYQTASCCPKSYSLENEEAIRKIASQVSDEILESLPPEVLSIEGAAICYYKDDVFIIGGWKNSDDIDKQYRKEAYRYCAERKRWMLLPPMPQPRCRATACHVRIPYRYLHGTQRYPMPQNLMWQKDRIRQMQEIHRHALNMRRVPSSQIEC